One window from the genome of Leishmania mexicana MHOM/GT/2001/U1103 complete genome, chromosome 18 encodes:
- a CDS encoding putative 60S ribosomal protein L7 encodes MGKNPPKWLPGERVKETILLQRKSVEQLRADRVLRKDKLQERRERHKNKLDAKRKRKLSTKKFISAQTILKHAQRKENQGRKFQKIGEKVEGRRRHVNFGELKKRLRESSVRLVVRAKGSQIPPEVAAAFRKLGLLKIYSARLISLTPRTEKLIEQLTPFSIVGQPDRAQLESLLRTRGSLYNEETQTKRLISGNLLLEQALGQYNVLCIEDLVETIATQGEHVEEVLRRIAPFDFHPPRQLFLERHRSVHQKLEIVNKDSFAAYLSDQLHQITVEKQRKAAAAAKKSKTVTVKRKAA; translated from the coding sequence ATGGGAAAGAATCCGCCGAAGTGGCTGCCGGGCGAGCGCGTGAAGGAGACCATTCTTCTGCAGCGCAAGTCCgttgagcagctgcgtgctgATCGCGTGCTGCGTAAGGATAAACTGCAGGAGCGCCGTGAGCGCCACAAGAACAAGTTAGACGCGAAGCGTAAGCGCAAGCTTTCGACGAAGAAGTTCATCTCCGCTCAGACGATCCTgaagcacgcgcagcgcaagGAGAATCAAGGACGCAAGTTCCAGAAGATCGGGGAGAAGGTCGagggtcgccgccgccacgtgAATTTCGGGGAACTGAAGAAGCGGCTGCGTGAGAGCTCGGTACGACTCGTGGTGCGTGCGAAGGGGTCGCAGATCCcgccggaggtggcggcggccttcAGAAAGCTGGGCCTTCTCAAGATCTACTCGGCACGCCTGATCAGCTTGACGCCCCGCACGGAGAAGCTTATTGAGCAGCTGACACCCTTCTCGATTGTTGGCCAGCCGGACAGGGCTCAGCTGGAGTCGCTCCTTCGCACCCGCGGCTCCTTGTACAACGAGGAGACGCAGACGAAGCGGCTCATTAGCGGTAACCTGTTGCTGGAGCAGGCACTGGGCCAGTACAACGTTCTGTGCATTGAGGATCTTGTAGAGACCATTGCCACGCAGGGCGAGCACGTAGAGGAGGTTCTCCGCCGCATAGCGCCCTTCGACTTCCACCCGCCTCGCCAGCTCTTCCTCGAGCGCCACCGTTCCGTTCACCAGAAACTGGAGATCGTCAACAAGGACTCCTTCGCTGCGTACCTATCGGACCAGCTGCACCAGATCACGGTCgagaagcagcgcaaggctgccgctgcagcgaagAAGTCCAAGACGGTGACTGTGAAGCGCAAGGCCGCCTAA